Proteins from a single region of Ziziphus jujuba cultivar Dongzao chromosome 1, ASM3175591v1:
- the LOC107424855 gene encoding uncharacterized protein LOC107424855 isoform X1 gives MSSTGQGGPHSLAFRVMRLCRPSFHVDPIPLRLDPSDLLVGEDIFDDPIAASQLPRLLRSHHLSNPTADSDLSFRTRFLLRDSTDSMGLSGLLVLPQAFGAIYLGETFCSYISINNSSTFEARDVIIKAEIQTERQRILLLDTSKSPVESIRAGGRYDFIVEHDVKELGAHTLVCTALYNDGDGERKYLPQFFKFIVANPLSVRTKVRVVKDTTFLETCIENHTKSNLFMDQVEFEPAQHWSTSILKADEHHTENNSINSNRETFKPPVLIKSGGGIHNYLYQLKLPSHDSPQTKVQGSNVLGKLQITWRTNLGEPGRLQTQQILGNPITYKEIELHDVEVPSVINLDRPFTLHINLTNLTEKELGPFEVWLSENGSDEDKVVVINGPQIVVLPRLEAFGSTKFTLNLIATKLGVQKITGITVFNTTEKKSYDPLPDLEIFVDLD, from the exons ATGAGCAGCACAGGGCAAGGTGGACCCCACTCGCTGGCGTTCAGGGTGATGAGGCTGTGTAGGCCATCATTCCATGTGGACCCCATCCCTCTCCGGCTTGACCCTTCCGATCTCCTTGTCGGCGAAGACATCTTCGACGACCCCATTGCCGCCTCCCAACTCCCCCGCCTTCTCCGCTCCCACCACCTCTCCAATCCCACCGCCGACTCCGATCTCAGCTTCCGCACTCGATTCCTCCTCCGTGACTCCACCGATTCCATGGGCCTCTccggcctcctcgtcctcccCCAAGCTTTTGG AGCAATATACTTGGGAGAGACATTCTGTAGCTACATTAGTATCAACAACAGCTCCACTTTTGAAGCTAGAGATGTTATAATCAAG GCGGAGATTCAAACGGAGAGGCAGAGGATATTATTGTTGGATACATCAAAATCACCTGTGGAATCCATACGTGCAGGAGGGCGTTATGATTTCATTGTGGAACATGATGTCAAGGAACTTGGAGCTCACAc CCTGGTCTGCACTGCATTGTACAATGATGGTGACGGTGAGCGTAAATATCTTCCTCAGTTCTTTAAGTTCATTGTTGCAAATCCACTCTCAGTCAGGACAAAG GTCCGTGTTGTTAAG GATACAACATTTTTAGAAACTTGCATTGAAAATCACACAAAATCAAACCTTTTCATGGACCAAGTTGAATTTGAGCCAGCTCAGCACTGGAGCACATCTATACTTAAAGCTGATGAACACCATACCGAAAATAATTCCATAAATAG TAACAGAGAGACATTTAAGCCACCAGTTCTCATCAAGTCCGGCGGAGGAATTCACAACTAtctttatcaattaaaattgcCATCGCATGATTCTCCACAAACAAAAGTTCAGGGAAGTAATGTTCTTGGGAAACTTCAGATAACTTGGCGGACAAATCTGGGTGAACCTGGTCGCTTACAGACCCAACAAATTCTAGGCAAT CCCATAACTTATAAGGAGATTGAGTTGCACGATGTGGAAGTGCCCTCTGTCATCAACTTGGACAGGCCCTTTACG CTGCACATCAACCTTACAAACCTGACAGAGAAGGAATTGGGCCCCTTTGAAGTTTGGTTATCTGAAAATGGTTCAGATGAGGATAAAGTTGTCGTCATTAATGGTCCACAAATAGTG GTGTTACCAAGACTTGAGGCATTTGGTTCTACAAAATTTACTCTG AACCTCATTGCTACTAAACTTGGAGTTCAGAAAATCACAGGCATTACAGTGTTCAACACAACAGAGAAGAAATCCTACGACCCTTTGCCAGATTTAGAG ATTTTTGTGGATTTGGACTAA
- the LOC107424855 gene encoding uncharacterized protein LOC107424855 isoform X2: MSSTGQGGPHSLAFRVMRLCRPSFHVDPIPLRLDPSDLLVGEDIFDDPIAASQLPRLLRSHHLSNPTADSDLSFRTRFLLRDSTDSMGLSGLLVLPQAFGAIYLGETFCSYISINNSSTFEARDVIIKAEIQTERQRILLLDTSKSPVESIRAGGRYDFIVEHDVKELGAHTLVCTALYNDGDGERKYLPQFFKFIVANPLSVRTKVRVVKDTTFLETCIENHTKSNLFMDQVEFEPAQHWSTSILKADEHHTENNSINRETFKPPVLIKSGGGIHNYLYQLKLPSHDSPQTKVQGSNVLGKLQITWRTNLGEPGRLQTQQILGNPITYKEIELHDVEVPSVINLDRPFTLHINLTNLTEKELGPFEVWLSENGSDEDKVVVINGPQIVVLPRLEAFGSTKFTLNLIATKLGVQKITGITVFNTTEKKSYDPLPDLEIFVDLD; encoded by the exons ATGAGCAGCACAGGGCAAGGTGGACCCCACTCGCTGGCGTTCAGGGTGATGAGGCTGTGTAGGCCATCATTCCATGTGGACCCCATCCCTCTCCGGCTTGACCCTTCCGATCTCCTTGTCGGCGAAGACATCTTCGACGACCCCATTGCCGCCTCCCAACTCCCCCGCCTTCTCCGCTCCCACCACCTCTCCAATCCCACCGCCGACTCCGATCTCAGCTTCCGCACTCGATTCCTCCTCCGTGACTCCACCGATTCCATGGGCCTCTccggcctcctcgtcctcccCCAAGCTTTTGG AGCAATATACTTGGGAGAGACATTCTGTAGCTACATTAGTATCAACAACAGCTCCACTTTTGAAGCTAGAGATGTTATAATCAAG GCGGAGATTCAAACGGAGAGGCAGAGGATATTATTGTTGGATACATCAAAATCACCTGTGGAATCCATACGTGCAGGAGGGCGTTATGATTTCATTGTGGAACATGATGTCAAGGAACTTGGAGCTCACAc CCTGGTCTGCACTGCATTGTACAATGATGGTGACGGTGAGCGTAAATATCTTCCTCAGTTCTTTAAGTTCATTGTTGCAAATCCACTCTCAGTCAGGACAAAG GTCCGTGTTGTTAAG GATACAACATTTTTAGAAACTTGCATTGAAAATCACACAAAATCAAACCTTTTCATGGACCAAGTTGAATTTGAGCCAGCTCAGCACTGGAGCACATCTATACTTAAAGCTGATGAACACCATACCGAAAATAATTCCATAAATAG AGAGACATTTAAGCCACCAGTTCTCATCAAGTCCGGCGGAGGAATTCACAACTAtctttatcaattaaaattgcCATCGCATGATTCTCCACAAACAAAAGTTCAGGGAAGTAATGTTCTTGGGAAACTTCAGATAACTTGGCGGACAAATCTGGGTGAACCTGGTCGCTTACAGACCCAACAAATTCTAGGCAAT CCCATAACTTATAAGGAGATTGAGTTGCACGATGTGGAAGTGCCCTCTGTCATCAACTTGGACAGGCCCTTTACG CTGCACATCAACCTTACAAACCTGACAGAGAAGGAATTGGGCCCCTTTGAAGTTTGGTTATCTGAAAATGGTTCAGATGAGGATAAAGTTGTCGTCATTAATGGTCCACAAATAGTG GTGTTACCAAGACTTGAGGCATTTGGTTCTACAAAATTTACTCTG AACCTCATTGCTACTAAACTTGGAGTTCAGAAAATCACAGGCATTACAGTGTTCAACACAACAGAGAAGAAATCCTACGACCCTTTGCCAGATTTAGAG ATTTTTGTGGATTTGGACTAA
- the LOC107424870 gene encoding stem-specific protein TSJT1 — translation MLAIFNKEMVQPPQELNSPSMDSSKKPKLPQHILQDFLSDHPNDAFSITYGSKALLAYTPPRMTCFKGQRMFCGLDGLNCIFIGSLINLSSLIKQYGLSKGANEAMFVIEAYRTLRDRGPYPADQVLKDLDGSFGFVVYDSKTGTVFAALGCNEEVSLYWGIAADGSVVICDSLELIKSSCAKSFAPFPNGCMFHSEHGLMSFEHPKRKMKAMPRIDSEGVMCGANFKVDVQSMIHTMPRVGSEANWATWGFNA, via the exons atgttGGCCATATTCAACAAGGAAATGGTTCAGCCACCTCAGGAGCTGAACAGCCCATCCATGGATTCTTCAAAGAAGCCCAAGCTTCCTCAACACATCCTCCAGGATTTCCTTTCCGACCATCCAAACGATGCTTTCTCAATTACCTACGGAAGCAAAGCGTTGCTTGCTTATACTCCGCCACGAATGACTTGCTTCAAGGGTCAGAG GATGTTCTGTGGGTTGGATGGGTTAAACTGCATTTTCATAGGGAGTCTAATAAACCTGAGCAGTCTGATAAAGCAGTATGGACTATCAAAGGGCGCAAATGAGGCTATGTTTGTGATCGAGGCCTACAGGACACTGCGTGACAGAGGGCCCTACCCAGCAGATCAGGTGCTTAAGGATCTTGATGGAAGCTTTGGGTTTGTGGTCTATGACAGCAAGACTGGAACTGTATTTGCTGCATTG GGTTGTAATGAAGAAGTTAGCCTGTATTGGGGCATTGCAGCAGATGGTTCTGTGGTGATATGTGATAGCTTGGAGCTCATAAAATCTAGTTGTGCTAAATCATTTGCTCCTTTCCCAAATG GCTGTATGTTCCATAGTGAACATGGGTTGATGAGCTTTGAGCATCCTAAAAGAAAGATGAAGGCAATGCCAAGGATTGATAGCGAGGGAGTAATGTGTGGGGCCAACTTCAAGGTTGATGTCCAATCAATGATTCACACCATGCCACGAGTGGGCAGCGAAGCAAACTGGGCAACATGGGGTTTCAATGCTTAA